A genome region from Microtus ochrogaster isolate Prairie Vole_2 unplaced genomic scaffold, MicOch1.0 UNK89, whole genome shotgun sequence includes the following:
- the LOC101987026 gene encoding olfactory receptor 2Z1, with translation MWASNVSTTSDFTLVGLFSHTRPHLILFFLVATMFTTGLLGNTILIFLMATDSRLHTPMYFLLSQLSLLDIGFPLVTIPKMVADFLQERNVITFGGCATQMFFLMLMGVSEGVLLSFMSYDRYVAVCHPLHYQVLMRGQVCLVMVGASWFSGALVASIQTSITLRFPYCASHTVDHFFCELPALLKLSCADTSAYELALSVSGVLILLLPLSLVFTSYGHVLGAVLRMRSAEARHKAFTTCSSHMAVVGLFYGAAVFMYMVPGSYHSPQQDNMVSLFYSLITPTLNPLIYSLRNREVRMAFVKAMGRANFRVKQ, from the coding sequence ATGTGGGCATCAAATGTGTCAACAACCTCAGATTTTACCCTCGTGGGGCTCTTCAGCCACACAAGACCTCAtctcatcctcttcttcctcgtGGCCACCATGTTCACCACAGGACTGCTAGGCaacaccatactgattttccTGATGGCCACAGACTCCAgactccacacacccatgtacttcctGCTCAGCCAGCTCTCACTTCTGGATATTGGCTTCCCACTGGTCACCATTCCCAAGATGGTGGCTGACTTCCTGCAGGAAAGAAACGTCATAACCTTCGGGGGATGCGCCACCCAGATGTTCTTCCTCATGCTCATGGGTGTCTCTGAGGgcgtccttctttccttcatgtctTATGACCGCTACGTGGCTGTGTGCCACCCCCTGCATTACCAGGTGCTCATGCGAGGCCAGGTGTGTCTGGTGATGGTGGGCGCATCCTGGTTCTCAGGTGCACTTGTGGCCTCCATCCAAACCTCCATCACCCTGAGGTTCCCCTACTGTGCCTCACACACAGTGGACCACTTCTTCTGTGAGCTGCCAGCACTCCTCAAGCTGTCATGCGCAGACACATCCGCCTATGAGTTGGCACTATCCGTCTCCGGGGTGCTGATCTTACTGTTGCCCCTGTCTCTCGTCTTTACCTCCTACGGCCATGTTCTGGGGGCTGTGCTGCGCATGCGCTCAGCCGAAGCTAGACACAAGGCTTTCACCACATGCTCGTCACACATGGCTGTAGTGGGTCTCTTTTACGGGGCAGCCGTGTTCATGTACATGGTCCCGGGCAGCTACCACAGCCCACAACAGGATAATATGGTATCCCTGTTCTACAGCCTCATCACACCCACCCTCAACCCCctcatctacagcctgaggaacagagAAGTCCGAATGGCCTTCGTCAAGGCCATGGGCAGGGCAAACTTCAGGGTGAAGCAGTGA